The Sulfurospirillum sp. UCH001 genome segment GCGATGATTTTTTTTAGCTGATGATAAACTTCAACACATGAACGTAGCGCTTCATCAAAATTTTCAAAGTTAAGAGGCATAATCATATATTCTTGAAAGTCAACACTGTTATTCGCATGGCTTCCACCATTGATAATATTGAACATTGGTGTTGGGAGTGTCATTGCATTAGAACCACCCAAATAACGATATAAAGGAACACCTAAATTAAGAGCTGCTGCACGAGCTACTGCCATAGAAACACCAAGGACTGCATTTGCGCCTAAACGACCATAGTTTTCGGTACCATCTAATTTTTTCATCGCTTCATCAATTGCTGCTTGGTTGAAAGGGTTAAGTCCAATCAATTCATCTGAAATTTCTGTGTTAACATTTTCACATGCTTTAAGAACACCTTTTCCCATATAGCGACTATCTGCATCTCTTAATTCTAACGCTTCACGTTTTCCTGTACTTGCACCACTTGGAACAATTGCACTTGCTACTGTGCCATCACTAAGGGTTACTTTTGCACGTACGGTTGGATTGCCGCGACTATCTAATACTTCGTCCGCTGCAATATCTTCAATATAAATCATTCATCGTCCTTTATATCATCAGCGCCACATGCCATAACCATCGCATTGCCGCCGATTGCTTGTTTTATTTTATCTTCAATTTCTAACGCTAACTCTTTATTTTCTTTCAAAAATGCTTTCACATTCTCTCTACCTTGACCCAGTTTTGTCTCATTGTAACTAAACCAAGCGCCACTTTTGTCAATTATGTCGAGCTTTACGCCATAATCAACCATCTCGCCCTCTTTAGAAATTCCTTCGCCGAACATAATATCAAACTCTGCTTGACGAAATGGAGGTGCCACTTTATTTTTAATCACTTTTGCTTTAACTCTGTTACCAATCTGCTCTTCACCTTGTTTTAGTGTAGCGATTTTACGGACATCAATACGTACAGAGGCATAGAATTTCAATGCATTTCCACCTGTTGTAGTTTCAGGTGAACCATATCCCATCGTACCAATTTTCATACGAATTTGATTAATAAAAATAACGGTCGTATTCATTTTATGAACGACTGCTGTCAGTTTTCTAAGTGCTTGACTCATGAGTCTTGCTTGAACACCCATATGAGAATCACCCATATCACCTTCAATTTCACTTTTTGGTGTTAAAGCCGCAACGGAGTCAACAACGATAACATCAACTGCGCCACTGCGTGCAAGTGTCTCTACGATGTCTAATGCTTGCTCACCAAAATCAGGTTGAGATACTAAAAGATTTTCAATGTCTACACCTAAATTTCCAGCATATTTGACATCAAGTGCATGTTCAGCATCGACAAATGCGCAGATACTACCTTTGGATTGTGCTTCTGCAATAATTTGAAGTGATAATGTCGTCTTACCTGAACTTTCCGGTCCATAAATTTCGATAATACGACCTTGTGGGATACCACCAATTCCAAGCGCAAGATCAAGTCCGATAGAACCTGTACTAATCGATGCGATAGGTTCAACAACCTTGTCGCCAAGTCTTACCAGAGCACCTTTTCCAAACGCCTTATCAATCTGTTTGATTGCAAGTTCAAGTGCTTTTTTCTTATTTTCATCGATTTGCATGTGACCCCTCATTTCATAGTGTTATTATTTTACCATTTCGAGCTTGAAAAAGCCCTTTGAAGCAATTCTATACGATTTCAAAAAAAGAAGTTCAAAATATTTCAATATGTAATATGTTAGAATAATCTCATCACTTTTGTAAGGACTTTTTTTGAAGACAATTAGCGTAGCGCATTCACCCGATGCCGATGATATTTTTATGTATTATGCCATTAAATTTGGCTGGGTAAGTACGCATGGGCTGAGTTTTGAAAATGTCGCTCTTGACATTGAAACGCTCAATGTGGATGCACTTAAAGGCATTTATGACATAACCGCTATTAGCTTTGCGCTCTATCCAAAAATTCGTAATGACTATGCACTTTTGCGTACTGCTGTCAGTTTTGGAGAGGGTTATGGACCTAAACTTGTTAAGAAAAAAGAGACTAAACTCAAACGTAATTTTAAAGTAGCACTGAGCGGTACACATACCACAAATGCATTGCTTTTTAAAATTGCTTATCCCGAAGCGCGCATTATCTATAAGAACTTTTTAGAGATCGAACAAGCGGTTTTAGAGGGTGAAGTTGATGCGGGCGTTTTGATTCATGAAAGTATTCTCAATTTTAGCGATGAATTGGTTGTAGAACGCGAAATTTGGGATGTCTGGAAAGAGTTATGCAAAGAAGATCTTCCTTTACCACTTGGGGGAATGGCATTGCGCCGTTCTATGCCTATTTTAAGGGCTATTGCCTGTGAAGATGCCCTCATCCAAGCCGTTGATGTCGCCCACA includes the following:
- the recA gene encoding recombinase RecA, with the translated sequence MDENKKKALELAIKQIDKAFGKGALVRLGDKVVEPIASISTGSIGLDLALGIGGIPQGRIIEIYGPESSGKTTLSLQIIAEAQSKGSICAFVDAEHALDVKYAGNLGVDIENLLVSQPDFGEQALDIVETLARSGAVDVIVVDSVAALTPKSEIEGDMGDSHMGVQARLMSQALRKLTAVVHKMNTTVIFINQIRMKIGTMGYGSPETTTGGNALKFYASVRIDVRKIATLKQGEEQIGNRVKAKVIKNKVAPPFRQAEFDIMFGEGISKEGEMVDYGVKLDIIDKSGAWFSYNETKLGQGRENVKAFLKENKELALEIEDKIKQAIGGNAMVMACGADDIKDDE
- a CDS encoding menaquinone biosynthesis family protein, whose translation is MKTISVAHSPDADDIFMYYAIKFGWVSTHGLSFENVALDIETLNVDALKGIYDITAISFALYPKIRNDYALLRTAVSFGEGYGPKLVKKKETKLKRNFKVALSGTHTTNALLFKIAYPEARIIYKNFLEIEQAVLEGEVDAGVLIHESILNFSDELVVEREIWDVWKELCKEDLPLPLGGMALRRSMPILRAIACEDALIQAVDVAHTHQGLLSKMLLERNLVRVDQATLKKYLGLYANEHSIEMNDLQYKAIDTLFEIGYKHGFYDQHIHAHDYLIPKEYEALRNS